Proteins from one Malaya genurostris strain Urasoe2022 chromosome 2, Malgen_1.1, whole genome shotgun sequence genomic window:
- the LOC131433103 gene encoding methionine aminopeptidase 1D, mitochondrial translates to MSVIKQCRDIWRLGGRRTFFGSKKFDLGSCNLVEPAHVSIERSVPEHIVKPDYYHVRNTPSSGDGWPEIKTATQICSMRESCKLAANILKNTCAITKVGISTDDIDAYVHDEIIKANAYPSPLRYLGFPKSVCTSVNNVACHGIPDSRKLMDGDIINIDITVYFNGYHGDCSRTVLVGHVDERGRFLVQNTEDCLNEAISHCRPGQAFCVIGNSISKFAKSRKLNVMPAFLGHGIGSYFHGPPNVFHFSNNYPGVMRPGMTFTIEPVLTLGSEEVELLDDGWTAVSVDNARSAQFEHTILITEDGCDVLTVAA, encoded by the exons ATGTCAGTAATAAAGCAGTGTCGTGATATATGGCGATTAGGTGGTAGACGCACATTCTTTGGCAGCAAAAA ATTTGATTTGGGAAGCTGCAATCTCGTAGAACCTGCACATGTCTCCATAGAACGATCTGTTCCAGAACATATTGTAAAGCCAGACTATTATCATGTTCGGAACACTCCCAGTTCGGGCGATGGCTGGCCGGAGATAAAAACCGCAACTCAGATTTGTAGCATGCGAGAGAGCTGTAAGTTAGCCGCCAATATATTAAAAAATACGTgtgcaataacaaaa GTAGGAATTTCGACTGATGATATTGATGCTTACGTTCACGATGAAATAATTAAAGCAAATGCCTATCCGTCCCCATTGCGATATTTGGGGTTCCCGAAATCGGTATGTACATCGGTAAACAATGTGGCGTGTCATGGTATTCCGGATAGCCGAAAGCTTATGGATGGAGATATAATCAACATAGACATTACGGTGTATTTCAATGGCTACCACGGTGATTGTTCTAGGACAGTCCTCGTTGGACATGTTGACGAAAGAGGTCGTTTTTTAGTTCAGAATACAGAAGACTGTCTTAACGAAGCAATATCGCACTGTAGACCTGGTCAAGCTTTCTGTGTAATAGGGAATTCGATTTCAAAATTCGCAAAGTCTAGGAAATTGAACGTGATGCCGGCGTTTCTTGGACACGGCATTGGAAGTTACTTTCATGGACCGCCAAATGTTTTTCACTTCA GTAACAACTATCCTGGAGTAATGCGACCCGGAATGACATTTACAATTGAACCCGTTTTAACGCTGGGTAGCGAAGAAGTAGAACTTCTGGATGACGGTTGGACTGCTGTATCTGTTGATAATGCTAGAAGTGCGCAGTTTGAGCATACAATACTAATAACTGAAGACGGATGTGATGTGCTTACTGTAGCAGCTTAG
- the LOC131429849 gene encoding cilia- and flagella-associated protein 20, which produces MFKNTFQSGFLSILYSIGSKPLQIWDKKVRNGHIKRITDQDIQSLVLEIIGTNVSTTYITCPADPKKTLGIKLPFLVMIIKNLKKYFTFEVQVLDDKNVRRRFRASNYQSTTRVKPFICTMPMRLDEGWNQIQFNLSDFTRRAYGTNYVETLRVQIHANCRIRRVYFSDRLYSEDELPAEFKLFLPIQKPQSKAIAQQAC; this is translated from the exons atgttcaaaaacacctttcAGTCAGGTTTTCTGTCGATTTTGTACAGTATTGGTAGTAAACCATTGCAAATTTGGGACAAAAAAGTACGCAACGGACACATCAAGCGTATTACGGATCAGGATATTCAATCGCTGGTGCTGGAAATAATCGGTACTAATGTTAGTACAACATACATCACATGCCCGGCGGATCCCAAAAAGACGCTTGGTATCAAACTTCCGTTTCTCGTGATGATAATTAAGAACTTGAAGAAATATTTCACTTTTGAGGTTCAG GTCCTAGACGATAAGAACGTTAGAAGGCGTTTCAGAGCCAGCAACTACCAATCGACAACACGAGTGAAACCATTCATCTGTACCATGCCTATGCGGTTGGATGAAGGATGGaatcaaattcaattcaacttGTCTGATTTCACCCGTCGTGCCTACGGAACAAATTACGTCGAAACGCTTCGTGTACAAATTCATGCGAATTGCAGGATACGACGAGTCTATTTTTCGGACCGACTCTATTCCGAAGACGAGTTACCAGCAGAATTCAAATTATTCCTGCCCATTCAAAAGCCGCAGTCAAAAGCAATTGCACAGCAAGCATGTTAA